From a single Pseudopipra pipra isolate bDixPip1 chromosome 15, bDixPip1.hap1, whole genome shotgun sequence genomic region:
- the HSPA9 gene encoding stress-70 protein, mitochondrial, whose amino-acid sequence MLSASRAATLPLRRARARPAHPAPRAQTFWNGLSQNVLRAASIRRYASEAIKGAVIGIDLGTTNSCVAVMEGKQAKVLENSEGARTTPSVVAFSADGERLVGMPAKRQAVTNPHNTFYATKRLIGRRFDDSEVKKDIKNVPFKIVRASNGDAWVEAHGKLYSPSQIGAFVLMKMKETAENYLGHAAKNAVITVPAYFNDSQRQATKDAGQIAGLNVLRVINEPTAAALAYGLDKSEDKVIAVYDLGGGTFDISVLEIQKGVFEVKSTNGDTFLGGEDFDQALLQHIVKEFKRETGVDLTKDNMALQRVREASEKAKCELSSSVQTDINLPYLTMDASGPKHLNMKLTRAQFEGIVADLIKRTVAPCQKAMQDAEVSKSDIGEVILVGGMTRMPKVQQTVQELFGRAPSKAVNPDEAVAIGAAIQGGVLAGDVTDVLLLDVTPLSLGIETLGGVFTKLINRNTTIPTKKSQVFSTAADGQTQVEIKVCQGEREMASDNKLLGQFTLVGIPPAPRGVPQIEVTFDIDANGIVHVSAKDKGTGREQQIVIQSSGGLSKDEIENMVKNAEKYAEEDRRRKERVEAVNMAEGIIHDTESKMEEFKDQLPADECNKLKEEIAKMRELLARKDSETGENIRQAATSLQQASLKLFEMAYKKMASEREGSGSSGDQKEEKQ is encoded by the exons ATGCTGAGCGCGAGCCGCGCCGCCACACTGCCCCTGCGCCGGGCGCGCGCCCGGCCCGCGCaccccgccccgcgcgcgcaG ACGTTCTGGAATGGCCTCAGTCAGAATGTCCTCAGAGCAGCCTCCATCAGGAGATATGC TTCAGAAGCCATTAAAGGGGCCGTCATCGGGATTGATTTGGGCACCACCAACTCCTGCGTGGCCGTCATGGAAGGGAAGCAAGCGAAG GTGCTGGAGAACTCGGAGGGAGCGCGCACCACGCCGTCGGTGGTGGCGTTCTCGGCGGACGGCGAGCGCCTGGTGGGGATGCCGGCCAAGCGCCAGGCGGTCACCAACCCACACAACACCTTCTACGCCACCAAGCGCCTCATCGGGCGCCGCTTCGACGACTCGGAGGTGAAGAAGGACAT TAAGAACGTCCCGTTTAAGATTGTCCGTGCCTCCAACGGGGACGCCTGGGTGGAGGCCCATGGGAAGCTCTACTCTCCCAGCCAGATCGGTGCCTTTGTCCTGATGAAGATGAAGGAAACTGCAG aaaattaCCTGGGGCACGCAGCAAAGAATGCTGTGATCACAGTCCCTGCTTACTTCAATGATTCTCAGAGACAG GCTACCAAAGATGCTGGGCAGATCGCTGGCTTGAATGTTTTGAGGGTGATTAATGAACCAACAGCAGCTGCACTTGCCTATGGTCTGGACAAGTCAGAAGACAAAGT CATTGCAGTCTACGATCTGGGTGGTGGCACTTTCGatatttctgtgctggaaaTCCAGAAGGGGGTCTTTGAGGTGAAGTCCACCAATGGTGACACTTTCTTAGGTGGAGAAGATTTTGACCAGGCTTTACTACAGCATATTGTGAAAGAGTTCAAGAGAGAG ACGGGTGTTGACCTCACTAAAGACAACATGGCCCTTCAGAGAGTGAGAGAAGCATCAGAGAAAGCCAAGTGTGAGCTCTCATCATCTGTGCAG acTGACATCAACCTGCCCTACCTGACCATGGATGCCTCCGGACCAAAGCACTTGAACATGAAGCTGACTCGGGCACAGTTTGAGGGCATCGTGGCTGATCTCATCAAGAGGACGGTGGCACCGTGCCAGAAGGCCATGCAGGATGCTGAAGTCAGCAAGAGTGACATTGGGGAAGTCATCCTGGTCGGTGGCATGACCAGAATGCCAAAG GTGCAGCAGACTGTGCAGGAGTTGTTTGGCCGTGCTCCCAGCAAAGCCGTGAATCCTGACGAGGCCGTGGCCATCGGTGCAGCCATCCAGGGTGGGGTGTTGGCTGGGGACGTCACTGACGTGCTGCTGCTGGATGTAACCCCCCTCTCCTTGGGCATTGAGACACTGGGAGGTGTCTTCACAAAGCTCATCAACAGGAACACCACCATCCCAACCAAGAAGAGCCAG GTGTTTTCTACAGCTGCTGATGGGCAAACACAAGTGGAGATCAAAGTGTgccagggagagagagagatggcgAGTGACAACAAACTCCTTGGCCAGTTCACACTG GTTGGGATTCCCCCTGCACCACGGGGAGTGCCCCAGATCGAGGTCACCTTCGACATCGACGCCAACGGCATCGTGCACGTGTCGGCCAAGGATAAAGGCACCGGGCGTGAACAGCAGA ttGTGATCCAGTCCTCGGGCGGGCTCAGCAAGGATGAGATTGAGAACATGGTGAAGAACGCGGAGAAGTACGCGGAGGAGGACAGGCGGAGGAAG GAACGTGTGGAAGCTGTGAACATGGCTGAGGGCATCATCCACGACACCGAGTCCAAGATGGAGGAGTTCAAGGATCAGCTGCCAGCAGATGAG TGCAACAAACTAAAGGAAGAAATTGCTAAAATGAGGGAACTTCTGGCTCGTAAAGATTCTGAAACGGGGGAGAACATCAGGCAGGCAGCAACCAGCCTGCAGCAGGCCTCCCTGAAGCTCTTTGAAATGGCATACAAGAAG ATGGCCTCTGAACGAGAGGGTTCTGGAAGTTCAGGGGATcagaaggaagagaagcaaTAA